One genomic window of Mustela erminea isolate mMusErm1 chromosome 13, mMusErm1.Pri, whole genome shotgun sequence includes the following:
- the CFAP73 gene encoding cilia- and flagella-associated protein 73 isoform X2, with amino-acid sequence MDAPGLKQATECCVVGCPSNRGLLGGCLLGVQELAATLPSTPNPQGLLSERKTPALWKGSPGTTAGRMDVPWEEYFRLALQEKVPEKILEHNVDHIPPVLRLLEKRQELMDADRDLQAQKEVFQALTAAQKQRREQLEQKERELKGSFVHFDKFLQDTEARRSRALHRAAEERLQASRQEAEAQRLRVQLEELQRERARLQRRVERLEPCARLLGQVLEQLPEFQDVPELVARFDGLADMQAALRLTERQRQAELEEARARLQRLRDAGQDELLGQSQRRAQLLERLEAARERTLSWESKWIQIQNTAAEKTLVLGRSRMAALNLFQLVCQHKAQPPALAIEDTEGQLEQVKLFILDLSAMLASLRQAEPTPASQP; translated from the exons atgGATGCCCCCGGTCTCAAGCAGGCAACGGAATGTTGTGTGGTTGGTTGCCCCAGCAACCGGGGCCTGCTAGGTGGCTGCCTTCTTGGAGTACAAGAGCTCGCTGCCACGCTGCCCTCAACCCCAAACCCCCAGGGCCTTCTGAGCGAGCGCAAGACTCCTGCTTTGTGGAAAGGAAGCCCCGGGACCACTGCAGGGAGAATGGACGTGCCCTGGGAGGAATATTTCCGACTGGCCTTGCAAGAGAAAGTGCCCGA GAAGATCCTGGAGCACAATGTGGACCACATCCCGCCGGTGCTGCGCCTCCTGGAGAAGAGGCAAGAGCTGATGGATGCGGACCGGGACCTGCAGGCCCAGAAGGAG GTGTTCCAGGCTTTGACGGCAGCCCAGAAACAGCGCCGGGAACAGTTGGAACAGAAGGAGCGGGAGCTGAAGGGATCTTTTGTCCACTTTGACAAGTTCTTGCAG GACACCGAGGCCCGGCGCAGCCGCGCGCTGCACAGGGCGGCAGAGGAGCGGCTGCAGGCGAGCCGCCAGGAGGCCGAGGCACAACGGCTTAGGGTCCAGCTGGAGGAGCTGCAGCGGGAGCGCGCGCGATTGCAGCGCCGGGTGGAGCGCCTGGAGCCCTGCGCGCGCCTGCTGGGCCAAGTGTTGGAGCAGCTGCCGGAG TTCCAGGACGTCCCGGAGCTGGTGGCGCGCTTCGACGGCCTGGCCGATATGCAGGCGGCGCTGAGGCTCACGGAGCGCCAGCGGCAGGCGGAGCTGGAGGAGGCCCGCGCGCGGCTGCAGAGGCTGCGGGACGCGGGGCAGGACGAGCTGCTGGGGCAGAGCCAGCGGCGAGCGCAGCTGCTGGAGCGCCTGGAGGCTGCGAGGGAGCGAACGCTGAGCTGG GAATCCAAGTGGATTCAGATCCAGAACACAGCGGCTGAGAAGACCCTTGTCCTGGGCCGCAGCAGAATGGCTGCGCTGAACCTGTTCCAGCTGGTGTGCCAACACAAGGCGCAGCCCCCCGCCCTGGCCATCGAGGACACCGAGGGGCAGCTAGAGCAG GTGAAGCTGTTCATCCTGGACCTCTCCGCCATGCTGGCCAGTCTTCGTCAGGCCGAGCCCacacctgcctcccagccctga
- the DDX54 gene encoding ATP-dependent RNA helicase DDX54, protein MAAGRLPAAGPRSRTAMAQWRKKKGLRKRRGAASQVRSSDSEDGEFEIQAEDDARTQKLAPGRPLPTFPTSECASDVEPDTREMVRAQNKKKKKSGGFQSMGLSYPVFKGIMKKGYKVPTPIQRKTIPVILDGKDVVAMARTGSGKTACFLIPMFERLKTRSAQTGARALVLSPTRELALQTMKFTKELGKFTGLRTALILGGDKMEDQFAALHENPDIIIATPGRLVHVAVEMNLKLQSIEYVVFDEADRLFEMGFAEQLQEIIGRLPGGHQTVLFSATLPKLLVEFARAGLTEPVLIRLDVDTKLNEQLKTSFFLVREDTKAAVLLHLLRTVVRPQDQTVVFVATKHHAEYLSELLTTQGVSCAHIYSALDPTARKINLAKFTHGKCSTLIVTDLAARGLDIPLLDNVINYSFPAKGKLFLHRVGRVARAGRSGTAYSLVAPDEVPYLLDLHLFLGRALTPACPHEGSSGAGSVDGVLGRVPQSVVDDEESSLRGTLAASLELRGLGRVADNAQQQYVRSRPAASPESIKRAKELDLAGLGLHPLFSSRFEERELQRLKLVDSIKNYRSRATIFEINASSRDPSSQVMRAKRQKDRKAIASFQQGRQGRQEDTAGPAPSCPASQEEKPEEEVEEEEEEAAGESVEDVFTEVMGRKRPQPGPDRGAKRRREEARHRDQEFYIPYRPKDFDSERGLSIGGDGGAFEQQVAGAVLDLMGDEAQNLTRGRQQLKWDRKKKRFVGQSGQEDKKKIKTESGRYISSSYKRDLYQKWKQKQKIDDRDSEDEGTSQQRGPERRGGKRGRGQEGASQPCSPGAPAGRVRSELKTKQQILKQRRRAEKLRFLQRGGLKQLSARNRRRAQELQRGAFGRGTHTKKGKMRKRM, encoded by the exons ATGGCGGCCGGCAGGCTCCCGGCGGCCGGACCTCGGTCCCGCACTGCCATGGCCCagtggaggaaaaagaaggggCTGCGGAAGCGCCGAGGCGCGGCCTCCCAAGTCCGCAGCAGCGATTCGGAGGACGGCGAGTTTGAGATCCAGGCGGAAGATGATGCCCGGACCCAGAAG CTGGCACCTGGCAgacccctgcccaccttccccacctCGGAATGTGCCTCAGACGTGGAGCCAGACACTCGGGAGATGGTACGCGCccagaacaagaagaagaagaagtccgGAGGCTTCCAGTCCATGG gCTTGAGCTACCCAGTGTTCAAGGGCATCATGAAGAAGGGCTACAAAGTGCCAACACCCATCCAGAGGAAG ACCATCCCCGTGATCCTGGACGGCAAGGACGTGGTCGCCATGGCCCGGACTGGCAGTGGcaagacagcctgcttcctcatcccCATGTTCGAGCGGCTCAAGACCCGCAGCGCCCAGACGGGGGCCCGTGCCCTTGTCCTCTCGCCCACCCGCGAGCTGGCCCTGCAGACCATGAAGTTCACCAAAGAG CTCGGCAAGTTCACAGGCCTCAGGACCGCCCTGATCCTGGGCGGGGACAA gatgGAAGACCAGTTTGCTGCCCTGCACGAAAATCCCGACAT AATCATTGCTACCCCAGGGCGCTTGGTACACGTGGCTGTGGAGATGAACTTGAAGCTGCAGAGCATAGAGTACGTGGTGTTCGATGAGGCAGACAG GCTTTTTGAGATGGGCTTTGCCGAGCAGCTGCAGGAAATCATCGGCCGCCTCCCCGGGGGCCACCAGACTGTTCTGTTCTCTGCCACGCTGCCCAAACTGCTGGTGGAGTTCGCCCGGGCGG GCCTCACGGAGCCTGTGCTCATCCGGCTCGATGTGGACACCAAACTCAACGAGCAGCTTAAG ACCTCCTTCTTCCTTGTGCGCGAGGACACCAAGGCTGCTGTGCTGCTCCACCTGCTGCGCACCGTGGTGCGGCCCCAGGACCAGACGGTGGTGTTTGTGGCCACGAAGCACCACGCGGAGTACCTCAGTGAG CTGCTGACAACACAGGGGGTGAGCTGTGCCCACATCTATAGCGCCCTGGACCCGACGGCCCGCAAGATCAACCTGGCCAAGTTCACCCATGGCAAGTGCTCCACCCTCATCGTGACGGACCTGGCGGCCCGCGGCCTGGACATCCCGCTGCTGGACAACGTCATCAACTACAGCTTCCCTGCCAAGGGCAAGCTCTTCCTGCACCGCGTGG GCCGCGTGGCCCGGGCTGGCCGAAGCGGCACGGCCTACTCCTTGGTGGCCCCAGACGAGGTCCCCTATCTGCTGGACCTGCACCTGTTCCTCGGCCGCGCCCTTACCCCTGCCTGCCCCCATGAGGGGTCCTCAG GCGCGGGCAGCGTGGACGGCGTGCTGGGCCGGGTGCCGCAGAGCGTGGTAGACGACGAGGAGAGCAGCCTGCGGGGCACCCTGGCGGCGTCGCTGGAGCTGCGGGGCCTGGGCCGGGTGGCCGACAACGCCCAGCAGCAGTACGTGCGCTCCCGGCCCGCGGCCTCGCCCGAGTCCATCAAGAGGGCGAAGGAGCTGGACCTCGCGGGGCTGGGCCTGCACCCCCTCTTCA GCTCGCGCTTCGAGGAGAGGGAGCTGCAGCGGCTGAAGCTGGTGGACAGCATCAAGAACTACCGCTCACGGGCG ACCATCTTTGAGATCAACGCCTCCAGCCGGGACCCGAGCAGCCAGGTGATGCGTGCCAAGCGGCAAAAGGACCGCAAGGCCATCGCCAGCTTCCAGCAGGGGCGGCAGGGGCGGCAGGAGGACACAGctggcccagcccccagctgccCGGCATCCCAGGAAGAGAAGCccgaggaggaggtggaggaggaggaggaagaggcagcaggagagagtGTGGAG GATGTCTTCACGGAGGTCATGGGCCGGAAGCGGCCACAGCCGGGACCTGACCGGGGAGCCAAGAGGCGGAGGGAGGAGGCCCGGCATCGGGACCAGGAGTTCTACATCCCCTACCGGCCCAAGGACTTCGATAGTGAGCGGGG CCTGAGCATTGGTGGGGACGGGGGCGCATTCGAACAGCAGGTGGCTGGTGCTGTCCTGGACCTGATGGGGGACGAAGCCCAGAACCTGACCAGAGGCCGGCAGCAGCTGAAGTG GGACCGGAAGAAGAAGCGCTTTGTGGGACAGTCAGGACAGGAGGACAAGAAAAAGATCAAGACAGAGAGCGGCCGCTACATCAGCAGCTCCTATAAACGGGACCT CTACCAGAagtggaaacagaaacagaaaatcgatgaTCGGGACTCAGAAGACGAAGGAACGTCCCAGCAGCGAGGCCCAGAGCGAAGAGGTGGGAAGCGCGGAAGAGGCCAAG aag GTGCATCCCAGCCCTGCAGCCCGGGCGCTCCCGCAGGCCGCGTGCGCTCAGAGCTCAAGACCAAGCAGCAGATCCTGAAGCAGAGGCGCCGGGCGGAGAAGTTGCGCTTCCTGCAGCGAGGGGGCCTGAAGCAGCTGTCCGCCCGCAACCGGCGCCGAGCCCAGGAGCTGCAGAGGGGCGCCTTTGGCCGGGGTACCCACACCAAGAAGGGCAAGATGAGGAAGAGGATGTAA
- the RITA1 gene encoding RBPJ-interacting and tubulin-associated protein 1, translating to MGSMKTPVELAVSGMQTLHLQHRCRGSHRVKARASYVDESLFGSPASTRPTPPDFDPPWVEKTNRTSGVGTGTSRASGTNGSCETSSRGSTPTLTPRKKNKYRLISHTPSYCDESLFGSRPEGTTWEGPSMAKGSAAKLHALFWTPPATPRGSYSSRPRETPLRAIHPAGPLKTESTVAADSQKLCRGGLDSPQPRRRERSHSLTHLNVPSTGRPPASAPHASGPRDPRPFPSGVTFQSPLVTPRARSVRVSVPAAPQQGGASQKPKPPWK from the exons ATGGGCAGCATGAAGACCCCTGTGGAGCTGGCCGTCAGTGGGATGCAGACCCTCCATCTTCAGCATCGTTGCCGGGGCAGCCACCGGGTCAAGGCTAGGGCGTCATATGTGGATGAGTCTTTGTTTGGCAGCCCTGCGTCTACCCGGCCCACACCACCAGACTTTGACCCACCCTGGGTGGAGAAGACTAACAGAACCAGTGGAGTGGGCACAGGGACATCACGGGCCTCAGGGACCAATGGGAGCTGTGAGACCTCCTCCAGGGGCAGCACCCCAACCCTCACACCAAGGAAGAAGAACAAATACAG ACTGATCAGCCACACTCCTTCTTACTGTGATGAGTCGCTGTTTGGCTCCCGACCCGAGGGCACCACCTGGGAAGGCCCGTCGATGGCAAAGGGGAGCGCTGCCAAACTCCATGCCCTCTTCTGGACCCCCCCAGCCACCCCTAGGGGCAGCTACTCGTCCCGCCCCAGGGAGACCCCACTGCGAGCCATTCACCCAGCTGGTCCGTTGAAGACAGAGTCCACAGTGGCGGCAGACTCCCAGAAGCTGTGCAGGGGTGGGTTAGACTCTCCACAGCCTCGGAGGCGGGAGCGTTCTCATTCCCTCACACACCTGAATGTCCCCAGCACTGGTCGCCCACCCGCCAGTGCCCCCCACGCCAGCGGGCCTCGGGATCCCAGGCCTTTCCCGTCAGGGGTGACCTTCCAGAGCCCCCTAGTGACGCCCAGG
- the CFAP73 gene encoding cilia- and flagella-associated protein 73 isoform X1: MDAPGLKQATECCVVGCPSNRGLLGGCLLGVQELAATLPSTPNPQGLLSERKTPALWKGSPGTTAGRMDVPWEEYFRLALQEKVPDPSRKILEHNVDHIPPVLRLLEKRQELMDADRDLQAQKEVFQALTAAQKQRREQLEQKERELKGSFVHFDKFLQDTEARRSRALHRAAEERLQASRQEAEAQRLRVQLEELQRERARLQRRVERLEPCARLLGQVLEQLPEFQDVPELVARFDGLADMQAALRLTERQRQAELEEARARLQRLRDAGQDELLGQSQRRAQLLERLEAARERTLSWESKWIQIQNTAAEKTLVLGRSRMAALNLFQLVCQHKAQPPALAIEDTEGQLEQVKLFILDLSAMLASLRQAEPTPASQP, from the exons atgGATGCCCCCGGTCTCAAGCAGGCAACGGAATGTTGTGTGGTTGGTTGCCCCAGCAACCGGGGCCTGCTAGGTGGCTGCCTTCTTGGAGTACAAGAGCTCGCTGCCACGCTGCCCTCAACCCCAAACCCCCAGGGCCTTCTGAGCGAGCGCAAGACTCCTGCTTTGTGGAAAGGAAGCCCCGGGACCACTGCAGGGAGAATGGACGTGCCCTGGGAGGAATATTTCCGACTGGCCTTGCAAGAGAAAGTGCCCGA CCCCTCCAGGAAGATCCTGGAGCACAATGTGGACCACATCCCGCCGGTGCTGCGCCTCCTGGAGAAGAGGCAAGAGCTGATGGATGCGGACCGGGACCTGCAGGCCCAGAAGGAG GTGTTCCAGGCTTTGACGGCAGCCCAGAAACAGCGCCGGGAACAGTTGGAACAGAAGGAGCGGGAGCTGAAGGGATCTTTTGTCCACTTTGACAAGTTCTTGCAG GACACCGAGGCCCGGCGCAGCCGCGCGCTGCACAGGGCGGCAGAGGAGCGGCTGCAGGCGAGCCGCCAGGAGGCCGAGGCACAACGGCTTAGGGTCCAGCTGGAGGAGCTGCAGCGGGAGCGCGCGCGATTGCAGCGCCGGGTGGAGCGCCTGGAGCCCTGCGCGCGCCTGCTGGGCCAAGTGTTGGAGCAGCTGCCGGAG TTCCAGGACGTCCCGGAGCTGGTGGCGCGCTTCGACGGCCTGGCCGATATGCAGGCGGCGCTGAGGCTCACGGAGCGCCAGCGGCAGGCGGAGCTGGAGGAGGCCCGCGCGCGGCTGCAGAGGCTGCGGGACGCGGGGCAGGACGAGCTGCTGGGGCAGAGCCAGCGGCGAGCGCAGCTGCTGGAGCGCCTGGAGGCTGCGAGGGAGCGAACGCTGAGCTGG GAATCCAAGTGGATTCAGATCCAGAACACAGCGGCTGAGAAGACCCTTGTCCTGGGCCGCAGCAGAATGGCTGCGCTGAACCTGTTCCAGCTGGTGTGCCAACACAAGGCGCAGCCCCCCGCCCTGGCCATCGAGGACACCGAGGGGCAGCTAGAGCAG GTGAAGCTGTTCATCCTGGACCTCTCCGCCATGCTGGCCAGTCTTCGTCAGGCCGAGCCCacacctgcctcccagccctga